A region of Pseudomonas putida DNA encodes the following proteins:
- the sthA gene encoding Si-specific NAD(P)(+) transhydrogenase, whose protein sequence is MAVYNYDVVVLGSGPAGEGAAMNAAKAGRKVAMVDSRRQVGGNCTHLGTIPSKALRHSVRQIMQFNTNPMFRAIGEPRWFSFPDVLKSAEKVIAKQVASRTGYYARNRVDLFFGTGSFADEQTIEVVCPNGVVEKLNAKQIIIATGSRPYRPADIDFHHPRVYDSDTILSLSHTPRKLIVYGAGVIGCEYASIFSGLGVLVELVDNRGQLLSFLDSEISQALSYHFSNNNITVRHNEEYERVEGLDNGVVLHLKSGKKIKADALLWCNGRTGNTDKLGLENIGIKVNSRGQIEVDEAYRTTVSNIYGAGDVIGWPSLASAAHDQGRSAAGSIVDNGSWRFVNDVPTGIYTIPEISSIGKNEQELTQAKVPYEVGKAFFKGMARAQIAGEPQGMLKILFHRETLEILGVHCFGYQASEIVHIGQAIMNQPGELNNLKYFVNTTFNYPTMAEAYRVAAYDGLNRLF, encoded by the coding sequence ATGGCTGTCTACAACTACGACGTAGTGGTGCTGGGTTCCGGCCCGGCCGGAGAAGGCGCGGCAATGAACGCCGCCAAAGCAGGGCGCAAGGTGGCGATGGTCGACAGCCGTCGCCAGGTCGGCGGCAACTGCACCCACTTGGGCACCATCCCGTCCAAGGCACTGCGTCACTCGGTGCGGCAGATCATGCAGTTCAACACCAACCCGATGTTCCGCGCCATTGGCGAGCCGCGCTGGTTCTCCTTCCCGGACGTGCTCAAGAGCGCCGAGAAGGTCATTGCCAAGCAAGTCGCCTCGCGCACCGGCTACTACGCACGCAACCGTGTCGACCTGTTCTTCGGTACCGGTAGCTTCGCTGACGAGCAGACCATCGAAGTGGTGTGCCCCAATGGTGTGGTGGAAAAGCTCAACGCCAAGCAGATCATCATCGCCACCGGCTCGCGCCCGTATCGCCCAGCCGATATCGACTTCCATCACCCGCGCGTCTACGACAGCGACACCATCCTCAGCCTCAGCCACACCCCGCGCAAACTGATCGTCTACGGCGCCGGCGTGATCGGTTGCGAATACGCATCGATCTTCAGCGGCCTGGGTGTGCTGGTCGAGCTGGTCGACAACCGTGGCCAGTTGCTGAGCTTCCTGGATTCGGAAATTTCCCAGGCGCTGAGCTACCACTTCAGCAACAACAACATCACCGTACGCCATAACGAGGAGTACGAGCGGGTCGAAGGCCTGGACAACGGTGTGGTCCTGCACCTGAAGTCGGGCAAGAAGATCAAGGCCGATGCCTTGCTGTGGTGCAACGGCCGTACCGGCAACACCGACAAGCTGGGCCTGGAAAACATCGGCATCAAGGTCAACAGCCGTGGCCAGATCGAGGTCGACGAGGCCTACCGCACCACCGTGTCGAACATCTACGGTGCCGGTGACGTGATCGGCTGGCCGAGCCTGGCCAGTGCCGCCCACGACCAGGGCCGTTCGGCGGCCGGCAGCATCGTCGACAATGGCAGCTGGCGCTTCGTCAATGACGTACCGACCGGCATCTACACCATTCCGGAGATCAGCTCGATCGGCAAGAACGAGCAGGAGCTGACCCAGGCCAAGGTGCCGTACGAAGTGGGCAAGGCCTTCTTCAAGGGCATGGCGCGCGCGCAGATCGCCGGCGAGCCACAAGGCATGCTGAAGATTCTGTTCCACCGCGAAACCCTGGAAATCCTCGGCGTGCACTGCTTCGGCTACCAGGCTTCGGAAATCGTCCACATCGGCCAGGCGATCATGAACCAGCCTGGCGAGCTGAATAACCTGAAGTACTTCGTCAACACCACGTTCAACTACCCGACCATGGCCGAGGCCTATCGGGTAGCTGCCTACGACGGCCTGAACCGGCTTTTTTAA
- the lolD gene encoding lipoprotein-releasing ABC transporter ATP-binding protein LolD, whose protein sequence is MSDKAVLSCRNLGKSYDEGPESVQVLSGLQLELHPGERVAIVGSSGSGKSTLLNLLGGLDTPTQGSVWLAGEELSALGERARGLLRNRALGFVYQFHHLLPEFTAMENVCMPLLIGRTAIPEARERAEALLKRVGLGHRLHHKPAELSGGERQRVAIARALVNRPGLVMLDEPTGNLDHHTAQGIQELMQELSSASRTAFLVVTHDLNLARQMDRVLKLDDGHLVAI, encoded by the coding sequence ATGAGTGATAAAGCCGTTCTGAGTTGCCGCAACCTGGGCAAGTCCTACGACGAAGGCCCGGAGTCGGTACAGGTGCTGTCTGGCCTGCAGCTGGAGCTGCACCCGGGTGAGCGCGTGGCCATCGTCGGCAGTTCGGGCTCGGGCAAGAGCACCTTGCTCAACTTGCTCGGCGGCCTCGACACGCCCACCCAAGGCAGTGTCTGGCTGGCGGGCGAGGAGCTGTCGGCACTGGGTGAGCGCGCGCGTGGGCTGTTGCGCAACCGGGCACTGGGTTTCGTCTACCAGTTCCACCACCTGCTGCCCGAATTCACTGCCATGGAGAACGTGTGCATGCCGCTGTTGATCGGCCGCACCGCGATCCCTGAGGCCCGCGAGCGCGCCGAGGCACTGCTCAAGCGCGTCGGCCTTGGCCACCGCCTGCACCACAAGCCTGCCGAGTTGTCCGGCGGTGAGCGTCAGCGTGTGGCGATTGCCCGTGCCCTGGTCAACCGCCCGGGCCTGGTGATGCTCGACGAACCGACCGGTAACCTCGACCACCACACCGCCCAGGGCATCCAGGAACTGATGCAGGAGCTGTCCAGCGCTTCGCGTACCGCGTTCCTGGTGGTGACCCACGACCTCAACCTGGCGCGCCAGATGGACCGTGTACTGAAACTCGACGACGGTCACCTGGTGGCGATCTGA
- a CDS encoding heavy metal sensor histidine kinase, which produces MMRRRSLGSRLALLFAACTAAVSLGAGVLFSRASEQHFIELDQQLLESRLSLFRTQLAGVATPAELHTRLPALRDELSHQADLALRISGHDGAPWFDSRTQLPDTTPPSGLATLHTDGADYRSLAMPLNPAEPQSAQLTLYLDITHHQHFLQGMQRLIWLTVGLSALATALLGAWAVRRGLRPLRQMGQVAASVSARSLTTRLPVAQMPEELAELATTVNAMLQRLDDAFQRLSAFSADIAHELRTPLSNLLTHTQVTLTRPRSLEEYREALHGNLEELQWMAQMINDMLYLAKADHGLLVPGQVALALHEDVDALLEYYAPLAEDRNVTLLREGQMRLQGDRPMLRRALSNLLDNALRFTPPGGQVRVTLEPGLRVCVANTGAAIEPAALPRLFDRFYRVDPARREGSTEHAGLGLAITRSIVQAHGGTIRAECEGGWTRFVIELPDHA; this is translated from the coding sequence TTGATGCGCCGACGCTCTCTCGGCAGCCGCCTGGCGCTGCTGTTCGCGGCCTGCACAGCGGCTGTCTCGCTGGGTGCCGGCGTGCTGTTCAGCCGTGCCAGCGAGCAACACTTCATTGAGCTCGACCAACAACTGCTCGAATCACGCCTGTCGCTGTTTCGCACGCAACTGGCCGGCGTCGCCACCCCCGCCGAGCTGCACACCCGCCTCCCTGCCCTGCGCGACGAGCTCAGCCACCAGGCTGACCTGGCCCTGCGCATCAGCGGTCACGACGGCGCGCCGTGGTTCGACAGCCGCACGCAATTGCCCGACACCACACCCCCCTCGGGGCTTGCGACCCTGCATACCGACGGCGCCGATTACCGCAGCCTGGCAATGCCGCTGAACCCGGCCGAACCACAGTCCGCGCAGCTGACGCTGTACCTCGACATCACCCACCATCAGCATTTCCTGCAGGGCATGCAGCGCCTGATCTGGCTAACCGTCGGCCTCTCGGCCCTGGCCACTGCGCTGCTCGGCGCCTGGGCCGTACGCAGGGGGCTGCGGCCACTGCGGCAGATGGGCCAGGTCGCGGCCAGCGTGTCGGCCCGCTCGCTGACCACCCGCCTGCCTGTGGCGCAGATGCCGGAAGAGCTGGCCGAACTGGCCACCACCGTGAACGCCATGCTGCAACGCCTGGACGATGCTTTCCAGCGCCTGTCGGCATTCTCCGCCGACATCGCCCACGAACTGCGCACGCCGCTATCCAACCTGCTGACCCACACCCAGGTCACCCTCACCCGCCCGCGCAGCCTGGAAGAATACCGCGAGGCCTTGCATGGCAACCTGGAGGAGCTGCAGTGGATGGCGCAGATGATCAACGACATGCTGTACCTGGCCAAGGCCGATCATGGCTTGCTGGTGCCGGGGCAGGTTGCGCTGGCGTTGCATGAGGATGTGGATGCGTTGCTGGAGTACTACGCGCCCCTGGCCGAAGACCGCAACGTGACGCTGCTGCGCGAAGGCCAGATGCGGCTGCAGGGGGACCGCCCCATGCTGCGTCGCGCGTTGTCGAACCTGCTCGACAATGCCTTGCGCTTCACCCCGCCCGGTGGGCAGGTACGCGTGACGCTGGAGCCTGGGTTACGGGTTTGCGTGGCCAATACCGGGGCGGCAATAGAACCCGCTGCATTGCCACGCTTGTTCGATCGGTTCTACCGGGTGGACCCGGCACGGCGCGAAGGCAGCACGGAGCACGCCGGGTTGGGGCTGGCGATTACCCGGTCGATCGTGCAGGCGCATGGCGGGACTATTCGGGCAGAGTGCGAGGGTGGCTGGACGCGGTTTGTGATCGAGTTACCTGATCACGCCTGA
- a CDS encoding lipoprotein-releasing ABC transporter permease subunit, with protein MFRPLFAFIGTRYTRAKRRNHFVSFISLTSMIGLALGVVVMIVVLSVMNGFDHEMRTRVLGMIPHATLESGQPLDDWSALAQQVKQNPQVVAVAPFTQMQGLLTHDGKVQKVLLNGIDPAREREVSIIDNFVQQGRLDQLAPGEWGIMIGDKAAAKLGVAVGDKLTFVAPEVSVTPAGMFPRMKRFTVVGTFHVGAGEIDGYLGLTNINDLSRLHRWKPNQVQGLRLKFDDLFQAPRVAWDIAQHLGDQEFYSRDWTRTHGNLYQAIRMEKAMIGLLLLLIVAVAAFNIISTLVMVVNDKRGDIAILRTLGATPGQIMAIFMVQGTVIGVIGTLIGAGVGILAALNVSAAIAGIETLIGHKFLNADVYFIDYLPSQIMANDVYMVCAAALVLSFFATLYPAWRAARTQPAEALRYE; from the coding sequence ATGTTCAGACCTCTTTTCGCATTTATCGGCACGCGTTATACCCGTGCTAAACGCCGCAATCACTTCGTCTCGTTCATTTCCCTGACCTCGATGATCGGCCTCGCCCTGGGCGTGGTGGTGATGATCGTGGTGCTCTCGGTCATGAACGGTTTCGACCACGAGATGCGCACCCGCGTGCTGGGCATGATTCCCCATGCCACGCTCGAGAGCGGCCAGCCGCTTGACGACTGGTCAGCGCTTGCCCAACAAGTAAAGCAGAATCCGCAGGTGGTGGCGGTTGCGCCCTTCACCCAGATGCAGGGCCTGCTGACCCATGATGGCAAGGTGCAGAAGGTGCTGCTCAACGGCATCGATCCGGCACGCGAGCGCGAGGTGTCGATCATTGACAACTTCGTCCAGCAAGGCCGCCTCGACCAGCTGGCACCGGGCGAGTGGGGCATCATGATCGGCGACAAGGCTGCAGCCAAGCTGGGTGTGGCCGTCGGCGACAAGCTGACCTTCGTCGCCCCCGAGGTCAGTGTGACCCCGGCCGGCATGTTCCCACGCATGAAGCGCTTCACCGTGGTGGGTACCTTCCACGTGGGCGCCGGCGAAATCGACGGTTACCTGGGCCTGACCAACATCAACGACCTGTCCCGGCTGCACCGCTGGAAGCCGAACCAGGTGCAGGGCCTGCGCCTGAAGTTCGACGACCTGTTCCAGGCGCCGCGCGTGGCGTGGGACATCGCCCAGCACCTGGGCGACCAGGAGTTCTACAGCCGTGACTGGACCCGCACCCATGGCAACCTGTACCAGGCGATCCGCATGGAAAAGGCCATGATCGGCCTGCTGTTGCTGCTGATTGTGGCAGTGGCGGCGTTCAATATCATTTCCACCCTGGTGATGGTGGTCAACGACAAGCGCGGCGATATCGCGATCCTGCGCACCCTCGGCGCCACGCCTGGGCAGATCATGGCCATCTTCATGGTTCAGGGCACGGTGATCGGGGTGATTGGCACCTTGATCGGCGCCGGCGTCGGCATCCTTGCCGCGCTGAATGTGAGCGCGGCGATTGCCGGCATCGAGACGCTGATCGGGCACAAGTTCCTCAACGCCGACGTCTATTTCATCGATTACCTGCCGTCGCAGATCATGGCCAATGACGTGTACATGGTCTGCGCCGCGGCGCTGGTCCTGAGTTTCTTCGCCACCCTGTACCCGGCCTGGCGTGCGGCCCGCACCCAGCCTGCAGAGGCGCTACGTTATGAGTGA
- a CDS encoding glycerophosphodiester phosphodiesterase: MTLIYGHRGAKGEAPENTLNSFRQCLSHGVNRCELDLHLSADNELMVIHDSTLKRTTGRRGKVVEHPAADLARIDARKGGPGWVQPCPIPKLEELFEKCDFEHWQLEVKSASRTRAASTVLAIRELAQQYGLLDKVTITSSSREVLGAALELVPDVARGLVAEYAWLDPLKVAQNYGCELLALNWTLCTPERLLKAQGQGLHVSVWTVNEPALMRRLADFGVDSLITDFPGLAKTTLG; the protein is encoded by the coding sequence GTGACCCTGATCTACGGCCATCGCGGCGCCAAGGGCGAAGCGCCCGAAAATACCCTGAACAGCTTCCGCCAATGCCTGTCCCACGGCGTCAACCGCTGCGAGCTGGACCTGCACCTGTCGGCCGACAACGAACTGATGGTGATCCACGACTCGACCCTCAAACGCACCACCGGCCGACGCGGCAAGGTGGTCGAGCACCCGGCCGCCGACCTGGCCAGGATCGATGCGCGCAAGGGTGGACCGGGCTGGGTACAGCCCTGCCCCATCCCGAAACTGGAAGAGCTGTTCGAAAAATGCGACTTCGAGCACTGGCAACTGGAGGTCAAGAGCGCCTCGCGCACCCGCGCCGCCAGCACCGTGCTGGCCATTCGTGAACTGGCCCAGCAATACGGCCTGCTGGACAAGGTCACCATCACCTCAAGCTCACGCGAAGTGCTGGGCGCCGCCCTGGAGCTGGTGCCGGACGTGGCGCGTGGGCTGGTGGCCGAATACGCCTGGCTCGACCCGCTGAAGGTCGCGCAGAACTATGGCTGCGAGCTGCTGGCATTGAACTGGACACTGTGCACCCCCGAGCGCCTGCTCAAAGCCCAGGGCCAGGGGTTGCACGTGTCGGTGTGGACGGTCAACGAACCGGCACTGATGCGCCGGCTCGCTGATTTTGGCGTGGACAGCCTGATTACAGACTTTCCCGGTTTGGCCAAGACCACCCTCGGGTAG
- a CDS encoding cupredoxin family protein — MKRLFIATALALASLPAFAGSANGFAFGEPAPADKATRTVEVVLKDISFEPKRLEAKAGETVRFVLINEGKLPHEFNLGDKAMHAEHQKEMIAMQGKLFTAGMNHEGMDHGQMNHGEGHGHGAGNTVLVQPGQRAELTWTFRKSAPIEFACNVPGHYQAGMVGPLTIE, encoded by the coding sequence ATGAAACGCCTGTTCATCGCCACCGCCCTTGCCCTGGCAAGCCTGCCTGCCTTTGCCGGCAGTGCCAACGGTTTCGCCTTCGGCGAGCCCGCCCCGGCCGACAAGGCCACCCGCACGGTCGAGGTGGTGCTCAAGGACATTTCCTTCGAGCCGAAACGCCTGGAAGCCAAGGCGGGCGAGACGGTGCGCTTCGTGCTGATCAATGAAGGCAAGTTGCCCCACGAATTCAACCTGGGTGACAAGGCTATGCACGCCGAGCACCAGAAAGAAATGATCGCGATGCAAGGCAAACTGTTCACCGCAGGCATGAACCATGAGGGCATGGATCACGGCCAGATGAACCATGGCGAAGGCCACGGCCACGGCGCGGGCAATACCGTGCTGGTGCAGCCCGGCCAGCGTGCCGAGCTGACCTGGACGTTCCGCAAGTCGGCGCCCATCGAATTTGCCTGCAACGTGCCCGGGCATTACCAGGCGGGGATGGTTGGGCCATTGACCATCGAGTGA
- the cinR gene encoding two-component system response regulator CinR: MKLLIVEDQARTGQYLSQGLSEAGFATELAADGETGQHLALSGDHDLLILDVMLPGRDGWQILQAVRQAGLDTPVLFLTARDAVEDRVHGLELGADDYLVKPFAFSELLARVRSLLRRGASPSQDTTLSLADLRLDLIRRRAERAGQRIDLTAKEFALLELLLRRQGEVLPKSLIASQVWDMNFDSDTNVIEVAIRRLRLKIDDPHTNKLIHTVRGMGYVLEERQD, translated from the coding sequence ATGAAACTGTTGATCGTCGAAGACCAGGCCCGCACCGGCCAATACCTGAGCCAAGGCCTCAGCGAAGCAGGCTTTGCCACAGAACTGGCGGCCGATGGCGAAACCGGCCAACACCTGGCACTCAGCGGCGATCACGACTTGTTGATCCTCGACGTGATGCTGCCAGGCCGTGACGGTTGGCAGATTTTGCAAGCGGTGCGCCAGGCCGGCCTGGACACCCCCGTGCTGTTCCTGACCGCCCGCGATGCCGTCGAGGATCGGGTGCATGGCCTGGAGCTGGGCGCTGATGATTACCTGGTCAAGCCGTTCGCCTTCTCCGAACTGCTGGCCCGGGTGCGCAGCCTGCTGCGTCGCGGCGCCAGCCCGAGCCAGGACACCACCTTGAGCCTGGCCGACCTGCGCCTGGACCTGATCCGTCGCCGCGCCGAGCGTGCCGGCCAGCGCATCGACCTCACCGCCAAAGAGTTCGCCCTGCTCGAATTGCTGCTGCGCCGCCAAGGCGAGGTGCTGCCCAAGTCGCTGATTGCCTCGCAGGTCTGGGACATGAATTTCGACAGCGACACCAACGTCATCGAAGTGGCGATCCGCCGCCTGCGGCTGAAGATCGACGACCCGCACACCAACAAGCTGATCCACACCGTACGGGGCATGGGCTATGTGCTGGAGGAGCGTCAGGATTGA
- a CDS encoding PilZ domain-containing protein: MTTLDEEDRREYYRIEDQIALQINPLSASEALEPEVLQDDSPLFNLLSELHLSDFEAQHLLRQLSDKDRTLAAFLRAQSKRLDLLSAVVAQTLIGEIGQPQAVVISEGGIEFTQARPIAPDTRVKVKMVLMPRAHGLLLRGKVTHCDPRPDGSFEVGTEFTDMTDAQRQLLARYILQRQQQQRRQQLEQNDPAS; the protein is encoded by the coding sequence ATGACGACATTAGACGAAGAAGATCGCCGCGAATACTACCGCATCGAAGATCAGATCGCACTTCAAATCAACCCCTTGAGTGCGTCCGAAGCCCTTGAGCCAGAAGTGTTGCAGGATGATTCACCGCTATTCAACCTGCTCAGCGAGCTGCACCTGTCCGACTTCGAAGCCCAGCACTTGCTGCGCCAGTTGAGTGACAAGGACCGCACACTCGCGGCCTTTCTGCGGGCGCAAAGCAAACGCCTCGACCTGCTCAGCGCTGTGGTCGCGCAAACGCTCATCGGCGAAATCGGCCAGCCGCAGGCAGTGGTCATTTCCGAAGGCGGCATCGAGTTCACCCAGGCCCGGCCCATCGCCCCCGACACCCGCGTCAAGGTGAAGATGGTGCTGATGCCCCGCGCCCACGGCCTGCTGCTGCGCGGCAAGGTTACCCACTGCGACCCGCGCCCGGACGGCAGTTTCGAGGTCGGCACCGAATTCACCGACATGACCGACGCCCAGCGCCAACTGCTGGCCCGTTACATCCTGCAGCGCCAGCAACAGCAACGGCGCCAGCAGCTGGAACAGAACGACCCTGCTTCCTAA
- a CDS encoding lipoprotein-releasing ABC transporter permease subunit — translation MFRPLPLFIGARYTRAKRRNHFISFISMTSMIGLSLGVLAMIVVLSVMNGFQREMSSRILGLVPHASILGVQPLDDWRTVADAALKDPAVMAAAPITEMEGMLSYKGAMQPIQVSGIDPAEEGKVSIVGQHIVQGRLQDLKPGEFGVVIGELSARRFRLNTGDKLTLIVPEISKAPGGITPRMQRLTVVGIFKVGAELDGSQAYIHVADAGEMQRWAPGQVQGVRLKLHDLYAAPQVSKAIAAGLGDAYHADDWSHTQGSLFSAMKMEKTMIGLLLMMIIAVAAFNIIATLVMVVNDKGPDIAILRTLGATPAQIMGTFMVQGSLIGIVGTLIGGVLGVIAAFNVSQIVGWLERVSGQHIFTSDVYFISSLPSELQWGDVAIICAAGLVMSFLATIYPAYRASQVQPAIGLAV, via the coding sequence ATGTTCAGACCCTTGCCCTTGTTCATTGGTGCTCGCTACACCCGTGCCAAGCGCCGCAACCATTTCATCTCGTTCATCTCGATGACCTCGATGATCGGCCTGTCGCTGGGCGTGCTGGCGATGATCGTGGTGCTGTCGGTAATGAACGGCTTCCAGCGTGAGATGAGCTCGCGCATTCTCGGCCTGGTGCCTCATGCCAGCATCCTGGGCGTGCAGCCGCTGGATGACTGGCGCACGGTCGCCGATGCCGCATTGAAAGACCCGGCGGTGATGGCCGCGGCGCCGATCACCGAGATGGAGGGCATGCTCTCGTACAAGGGGGCGATGCAGCCGATCCAGGTCAGCGGTATCGACCCGGCCGAGGAAGGCAAGGTCTCGATTGTCGGCCAGCATATTGTCCAGGGCCGTTTGCAGGACCTGAAACCGGGTGAGTTCGGCGTGGTCATCGGGGAGCTGAGCGCCCGGCGTTTTCGCTTGAACACGGGCGACAAACTGACCCTGATCGTGCCGGAAATCAGCAAGGCGCCGGGTGGCATCACACCGCGCATGCAGCGCCTGACCGTGGTCGGTATCTTCAAGGTCGGCGCCGAGCTGGATGGCTCGCAGGCCTACATTCACGTAGCCGATGCAGGCGAAATGCAGCGCTGGGCACCGGGCCAGGTGCAAGGTGTGCGGCTCAAGCTGCATGACCTGTATGCGGCGCCGCAGGTGTCCAAGGCCATCGCTGCCGGGCTGGGCGATGCCTACCACGCCGATGACTGGTCGCACACCCAGGGCAGCTTGTTCAGCGCCATGAAGATGGAAAAGACCATGATCGGCCTGCTGCTGATGATGATCATCGCGGTGGCGGCGTTCAACATCATCGCCACGCTGGTCATGGTGGTGAACGACAAGGGGCCGGACATCGCCATCCTGCGCACCCTGGGCGCCACGCCTGCGCAGATCATGGGTACGTTCATGGTTCAGGGCAGCCTGATCGGCATCGTGGGCACCTTGATCGGCGGTGTGCTGGGGGTGATTGCCGCGTTCAATGTTAGCCAGATCGTTGGCTGGCTGGAGCGGGTCAGCGGCCAGCACATCTTCACCTCGGATGTGTACTTCATCAGCAGCCTGCCGTCGGAGCTACAGTGGGGGGATGTGGCGATCATCTGTGCGGCGGGGTTGGTGATGAGCTTCTTGGCGACCATTTACCCGGCGTATCGAGCATCGCAGGTGCAGCCGGCGATTGGCCTGGCGGTTTGA
- a CDS encoding FAD:protein FMN transferase, whose product MRATLLLLLMLLTACNQGPTLERLGGPTMGSSYSIQYVREPAGPGPAQVQAAVEAILQGIDQHYSTYRGDSTVSQFNQLPANQCLALPRDMLELVRFGQHLAAQSAGAFDLTVEPLLDLWGFGPQARHEQVPDPQALAQARLRVGYQHLRIEGQALCKDAPVELDFNSIAAGHAVDLIAERLRGMGISSFIAEATGELKAVGRKPDGSAWRIALELPREDRQIARQVISVDGLSVSTSGDYRHYFEQNGRRYSHTFDARLGRPVEHDLAAVTVLDASALRADGYSTLLLILGPERGWDFAISHNLAAVLVTRAEGGFVSRATPAFARAMKGK is encoded by the coding sequence TTGCGCGCAACCCTGCTACTCCTCCTGATGCTTCTAACCGCCTGCAACCAAGGCCCGACCCTGGAACGCCTGGGCGGCCCGACCATGGGCAGCAGCTACAGCATCCAGTACGTCCGCGAACCCGCCGGCCCAGGCCCTGCCCAGGTGCAGGCCGCCGTCGAGGCCATCCTGCAGGGCATTGATCAGCACTACTCGACCTATCGTGGCGACTCCACCGTCAGCCAGTTCAACCAGCTGCCGGCCAACCAGTGCCTGGCGCTCCCGCGCGACATGCTCGAACTGGTCCGCTTCGGCCAGCACCTGGCCGCACAAAGTGCCGGCGCCTTCGACCTCACTGTGGAGCCGTTGCTCGACCTCTGGGGCTTCGGCCCCCAGGCGCGTCACGAGCAGGTGCCCGACCCGCAAGCGCTGGCCCAGGCACGCCTGCGCGTGGGCTACCAGCACCTGCGCATCGAGGGCCAGGCTCTGTGCAAGGATGCCCCCGTTGAGCTGGATTTCAACAGCATCGCCGCCGGCCACGCCGTCGACCTGATCGCCGAGCGCCTGCGTGGCATGGGTATCTCAAGCTTCATCGCCGAAGCCACCGGCGAGCTCAAGGCCGTTGGCCGCAAGCCTGATGGCAGCGCTTGGCGCATCGCCCTGGAGCTGCCCCGTGAAGACCGCCAGATCGCCCGCCAGGTCATCTCGGTAGATGGCCTTTCGGTATCGACCTCGGGTGACTATCGCCACTATTTCGAGCAGAATGGCCGGCGCTATTCGCACACCTTCGATGCCCGTCTCGGGCGCCCGGTCGAACACGATCTGGCCGCCGTCACCGTGCTCGATGCCTCGGCGCTGCGGGCCGACGGCTACTCGACCTTGCTGCTGATCCTCGGGCCGGAGCGCGGCTGGGATTTCGCCATCAGCCACAACCTGGCCGCCGTGCTGGTGACTCGGGCCGAGGGTGGCTTCGTCTCCCGAGCGACCCCTGCGTTTGCGCGGGCAATGAAAGGCAAGTGA